A single region of the Streptomyces sp. ITFR-16 genome encodes:
- a CDS encoding TAXI family TRAP transporter solute-binding subunit: MLPALSRIGRRRSLRAGAALVVVLGLLLWWLLPLGDPAPTGTLSFSTGVRSGVYQRYGERLKGALAKDLPKVSIELQTSEGSQQNIARVATGKADFTIATTDAVATYLRDKKPGADRLRGCVRLYDDYIQLVVKRDADIRSVADLRGKTVAVGQPGSGVRLVADRLMTAAGLDPLHDVTPVSVGIDTMPKLLEDGDLDAFFWSGGLPTTAVADLAERFAIRLVPLEDPLIKQLQSAGGSTRYYRSAVMPADAYRNAQQGQAVPTVAVANVLVTTDRTDPAMTEAFTRTVIDSRDRIGREVHAAQLVDLRTAIYTDPLPLHEGAKRYYRSVKP, translated from the coding sequence ATGCTCCCGGCACTCTCCCGAATCGGCCGGCGCCGCTCCCTGCGGGCGGGCGCCGCCCTCGTCGTCGTGCTCGGGCTGCTGCTCTGGTGGCTGCTCCCGCTCGGCGACCCGGCGCCGACCGGCACCCTGTCGTTCAGCACGGGGGTGCGCAGCGGCGTCTACCAGCGCTACGGGGAGCGGCTGAAGGGCGCCCTCGCCAAGGACCTGCCCAAGGTGTCGATAGAGCTGCAGACGAGCGAGGGCTCGCAGCAGAACATCGCCCGGGTCGCGACGGGCAAGGCGGACTTCACGATCGCCACCACCGACGCCGTCGCCACCTATCTGCGGGACAAGAAGCCGGGCGCCGATCGGCTGCGCGGCTGCGTCCGGCTGTACGACGACTACATCCAGCTGGTCGTGAAGCGGGACGCGGACATCCGCAGCGTCGCGGACCTGCGGGGCAAGACGGTCGCGGTGGGGCAGCCGGGCTCCGGGGTGCGGCTGGTCGCGGACCGGCTGATGACGGCCGCCGGGCTGGACCCCCTGCACGACGTGACGCCGGTGTCGGTCGGGATCGACACCATGCCGAAGCTGCTGGAGGACGGCGATCTCGACGCGTTCTTCTGGTCGGGCGGGCTGCCGACGACCGCGGTCGCGGACCTCGCGGAGCGGTTCGCGATCCGGCTGGTGCCGCTGGAGGACCCCCTCATCAAGCAGCTCCAGTCGGCGGGTGGCTCCACCCGCTACTACCGCTCGGCCGTGATGCCCGCCGACGCCTACCGCAACGCGCAGCAGGGGCAGGCCGTGCCGACGGTGGCGGTCGCCAATGTGCTGGTGACCACGGACCGCACGGACCCGGCGATGACGGAGGCGTTCACCCGCACCGTGATCGACAGCCGGGACCGCATCGGGCGCGAGGTGCACGCCGCGCAGCTGGTGGACCTGCGGACGGCGATCTACACGGACCCGCTTCCACTGCACGAGGGCGCCAAGCGCTACTACCGCTCGGTCAAGCCGTAG
- a CDS encoding putative leader peptide: protein MTDTDVRLWRRVHMDLLRYAGCVCRPSC, encoded by the coding sequence ATGACCGACACCGATGTGCGCCTGTGGCGGAGGGTCCATATGGACCTCCTCCGCTATGCGGGCTGCGTGTGTCGCCCGTCCTGCTGA
- a CDS encoding cysteine dioxygenase codes for MSASPSSLPAPVRTSDSGPTAAELLDFVRRTASDTELIASLPLDPEGRTWIRLDGPGGSEAWLIGWPPGTGTGWHDHAESIGAFLTASGTLREHSLAARLPTDGWKTLELNEDIDRTRELTPGQGRAFGRHHVHEVLNESPTEHAVSVHAYYPPLPQIRRYSRTGAVLRLEQTERPEDWQ; via the coding sequence GTGTCTGCCTCCCCCTCCTCTCTTCCCGCACCCGTACGCACGTCCGATTCGGGCCCCACGGCTGCGGAGCTGCTCGACTTCGTCCGCCGTACCGCGTCGGACACCGAACTCATCGCCTCGCTCCCCCTAGACCCCGAGGGCCGTACGTGGATCCGGCTCGACGGGCCCGGCGGCAGTGAGGCCTGGCTGATCGGCTGGCCGCCCGGCACCGGAACGGGCTGGCACGACCACGCCGAGTCGATCGGCGCCTTCCTCACCGCGTCCGGCACGCTCCGGGAGCACTCGCTCGCGGCCCGGCTGCCCACCGACGGCTGGAAGACCCTGGAACTGAACGAGGACATCGACCGGACAAGGGAGCTGACGCCCGGTCAGGGCAGGGCCTTCGGCCGGCACCACGTCCACGAGGTGCTGAACGAGTCCCCCACCGAGCACGCCGTCTCCGTCCACGCGTACTACCCGCCGCTGCCGCAGATCCGCCGCTACAGCCGCACCGGCGCGGTGCTCCGGCTGGAGCAGACCGAACGCCCGGAGGACTGGCAGTGA
- a CDS encoding response regulator transcription factor produces the protein MRLLLVEDDNHVAAALSAILARHGFQVVHARSGEEALQALLPTETEPFGVVLLDLGLPDQDGYEVCGKIRKRSSVPVIMVTARADVRSRIHGLNLGADDYVTKPYDTGELLARIHAVSRRKASNEDTAPTPVAALRLGHVHIELPTRRVSVDGSEVQLTRKEFDLLALLAQRPGVVFRREQIISEVWRTSWEGTGRTLEVHVASLRSKLRLPALIETVRGVGYRLVSPSA, from the coding sequence ATGAGACTGCTGCTCGTCGAGGACGACAACCACGTCGCCGCCGCCCTGTCCGCGATCCTGGCGCGCCACGGCTTCCAGGTCGTCCACGCCCGCAGCGGCGAGGAGGCCCTGCAGGCACTGCTGCCCACCGAGACGGAGCCCTTCGGCGTCGTGCTCCTCGATCTCGGGCTGCCCGACCAGGACGGGTACGAGGTGTGCGGGAAGATCCGCAAGCGCAGCTCCGTACCCGTGATCATGGTGACCGCGCGGGCCGACGTCCGCTCCCGGATCCACGGGCTCAACCTCGGCGCCGACGACTACGTGACCAAGCCGTACGACACCGGCGAGCTCCTCGCCCGCATCCACGCCGTCAGCCGGCGCAAGGCGAGCAACGAGGACACCGCGCCCACGCCCGTCGCCGCGCTGCGGCTGGGGCATGTGCACATCGAGCTGCCGACCCGCCGGGTCAGCGTCGACGGGAGCGAAGTCCAGCTCACCCGCAAGGAGTTCGACCTGCTCGCGCTCCTGGCCCAGCGGCCCGGAGTGGTGTTCCGCCGGGAGCAGATCATCAGCGAGGTGTGGCGCACGAGCTGGGAGGGCACGGGACGCACCCTGGAGGTGCACGTCGCCTCCCTGCGCTCAAAGCTGCGGCTGCCCGCACTGATCGAGACGGTGCGCGGGGTCGGTTACCGCCTCGTCTCGCCGTCCGCGTAA
- a CDS encoding amino acid ABC transporter ATP-binding protein, whose product MSGVSVTKGAEDAAPAPGGDLVVLSNVNKHFGALHVLQDIDLTIARGEVVVVIGPSGSGKSTLCRTINRLETIDSGAISIDGKPLPQEGKELARLRADVGMVFQSFNLFAHKTVLENVMLGQLKVRKTDKQAAEDKARSLLDRVGVATQADKYPSQLSGGQQQRVAIARALAMDPKVMLFDEPTSALDPEMINEVLEVMQQLAREGMTMVVVTHEMGFARSAANRVVFMADGKIVEEATPDQFFSNPRSDRAKDFLSKILHH is encoded by the coding sequence ATGAGCGGAGTTTCAGTGACCAAGGGCGCCGAGGACGCTGCACCCGCGCCCGGCGGCGACCTGGTCGTGCTGAGCAACGTCAACAAGCACTTCGGCGCGCTGCATGTGCTCCAGGACATCGACCTGACGATCGCCCGTGGCGAGGTCGTGGTCGTCATCGGGCCCTCCGGGTCCGGGAAGTCCACGCTGTGCCGCACGATCAACCGCTTGGAGACGATCGACTCGGGCGCGATCTCGATCGACGGGAAGCCGCTGCCCCAGGAGGGCAAGGAGCTGGCTCGGCTGCGTGCCGATGTCGGCATGGTGTTCCAGTCGTTCAATCTCTTCGCCCACAAGACGGTGCTCGAGAACGTGATGCTCGGCCAGCTGAAGGTCCGCAAGACGGACAAGCAGGCGGCCGAGGACAAGGCGCGTTCGCTGCTCGACCGGGTGGGGGTCGCGACCCAGGCCGACAAGTACCCCTCCCAGCTCTCCGGCGGCCAGCAGCAGCGTGTGGCGATCGCACGGGCGTTGGCGATGGACCCGAAGGTCATGCTCTTCGACGAGCCGACCTCCGCGCTCGACCCGGAGATGATCAACGAGGTGCTGGAGGTCATGCAGCAGCTCGCCCGCGAGGGCATGACCATGGTCGTGGTCACCCACGAGATGGGCTTCGCCCGCTCCGCGGCGAACCGGGTCGTCTTCATGGCGGACGGAAAGATCGTCGAAGAGGCCACGCCGGACCAGTTCTTCAGCAACCCGCGCAGTGACCGGGCCAAGGACTTCCTGTCGAAGATCCTTCACCACTGA
- the miaB gene encoding tRNA (N6-isopentenyl adenosine(37)-C2)-methylthiotransferase MiaB produces MSSGNRSEAVDVRKSYEVRTYGCQMNVHDSERLSGLLEDAGYVRAPEGSDGDADVVVFNTCAVRENADNKLYGNLGRLAPMKTKRPGMQIAVGGCLAQKDRDTIVQRAPWVDVVFGTHNIGKLPVLLERARIQEEAQIEIAESLEAFPSTLPTRRESAYAAWVSISVGCNNTCTFCIVPALRGKEKDRRTGDILAEIEALVAEGVSEITLLGQNVNAYGSDIGDREAFSKLLRACGRIEGLERVRFTSPHPRDFTDDVIAAMAETPNVMPQLHMPMQSGSDTVLKAMRRSYRQERFLGIIEKVRAAMPDAAISTDIIVGFPGETEEDFEQTMHAVREARFANAFTFQYSKRPGTPAADMDGQIPKEVVQERYMRLSALQEEISWSENKKQVGRTLEVMVAEGEGRKDGATHRLSGRAPDNRLVHFTKPDQDVRPGDVVTVEITYAAPHHLLAEGAPVAVRRTRSGDAWEKRTAAAAAKPAGVMLGLPGIGAPAPLPAASAPGCGCD; encoded by the coding sequence ATGAGCAGCGGCAACCGGAGCGAAGCAGTGGACGTCAGAAAAAGCTATGAGGTGCGCACCTACGGGTGCCAGATGAACGTCCACGACTCCGAGCGGCTGTCGGGACTCCTGGAGGACGCCGGCTACGTACGGGCGCCCGAGGGCTCCGACGGTGACGCCGACGTCGTCGTCTTCAACACCTGTGCGGTGCGGGAGAACGCCGACAACAAGCTCTACGGCAACCTCGGCCGGCTCGCCCCGATGAAGACGAAGCGCCCCGGGATGCAGATCGCCGTCGGAGGCTGCCTCGCCCAGAAGGACCGCGACACCATCGTCCAGCGGGCGCCCTGGGTCGACGTCGTCTTCGGTACGCACAACATCGGCAAGCTGCCCGTGCTGCTGGAGCGCGCCCGGATCCAGGAGGAGGCGCAGATCGAGATCGCCGAGTCCCTGGAGGCGTTCCCCTCCACGCTGCCCACCCGCCGCGAGTCCGCGTACGCAGCCTGGGTCTCCATCTCCGTGGGCTGCAACAACACCTGCACCTTCTGCATCGTCCCGGCCCTGCGCGGCAAGGAGAAGGACCGCCGCACCGGCGACATCCTGGCCGAGATCGAGGCCCTGGTCGCCGAGGGCGTCTCCGAGATCACCCTGCTCGGCCAGAACGTCAACGCGTACGGCTCCGACATCGGCGACCGCGAGGCGTTCTCCAAGCTGCTGCGCGCCTGCGGGAGGATCGAGGGCCTGGAGCGGGTCCGCTTCACCTCGCCGCACCCGCGCGACTTCACCGACGACGTCATCGCGGCCATGGCCGAGACGCCCAACGTGATGCCGCAGCTGCACATGCCGATGCAGTCCGGCTCGGACACGGTCCTCAAGGCCATGCGCCGCTCCTACCGGCAGGAACGCTTCCTCGGGATCATCGAGAAGGTGCGGGCCGCGATGCCCGACGCCGCGATCTCCACCGACATCATCGTCGGCTTCCCCGGCGAGACCGAGGAGGACTTCGAGCAGACCATGCACGCGGTCCGCGAGGCGCGCTTCGCCAACGCCTTCACCTTCCAGTACTCCAAGCGCCCCGGGACCCCCGCCGCCGACATGGACGGGCAGATCCCCAAGGAGGTCGTCCAGGAGCGCTACATGCGCCTGTCCGCCCTCCAGGAGGAGATCTCCTGGTCGGAGAACAAGAAGCAGGTCGGCCGCACCCTGGAGGTCATGGTCGCCGAGGGCGAGGGCCGCAAGGACGGTGCCACCCACCGCCTCTCCGGCCGCGCCCCCGACAACCGCCTCGTCCACTTCACCAAGCCGGACCAGGACGTTCGCCCGGGTGACGTGGTGACCGTCGAGATCACCTACGCCGCCCCGCACCACCTGCTCGCCGAGGGCGCGCCCGTCGCCGTGCGCCGCACCCGTTCGGGTGACGCCTGGGAGAAGCGCACCGCCGCTGCGGCCGCCAAGCCCGCCGG
- a CDS encoding HAMP domain-containing sensor histidine kinase translates to MRTRLLPLLIVLMASVLLALGFPLAVSVAGARQQSVVIDRIDDTARFAALAQFITERTRGYDERRRTLQTELETYNSVYGIRAGVFYRDDSAMAKAPAAWRLPVEGEGREAFSEALLGRRSHDPPQVWPWQDGRVVVASPVVRDGDVIAVVVIDSPTGQMRAEILRGWLLIAAGEVIAMLVAVGAAIRLTGWVLLPVQTLDAAAHDIASGRMRSRVAASGGPPELRRLARSFNEMADNVEDVLEQQRAFVADASHQLRNPLAALLLRIELLALELPEGNEEIASVRTEGKRLGQVLDDLLDLALAEHADADLQLTDIGALTAERLASWRPVAEEKGVRLRADGSPAVTAWADPIALSSALDAIIDNALKFTPADEEVRVTVASGREYVTVVVADRGPGLTEQELERVGDRFWRSSQHQNIHGSGLGLSISQALLAAGGGSLAYDRNEPNGLRVTVSVPRHGPQG, encoded by the coding sequence TTGCGTACCAGGCTGCTCCCTCTGCTCATCGTCCTCATGGCGAGCGTGCTGCTCGCGCTCGGCTTCCCGCTGGCCGTCAGTGTCGCGGGGGCCCGGCAGCAGAGCGTCGTGATCGACCGCATCGACGACACGGCACGCTTCGCCGCGCTCGCCCAGTTCATCACCGAGCGCACCCGCGGCTACGACGAACGGCGCCGCACGCTCCAGACCGAGCTGGAGACGTACAACTCCGTCTACGGCATCCGGGCCGGCGTCTTCTACCGCGACGACTCCGCCATGGCCAAGGCCCCGGCCGCCTGGCGGCTGCCGGTCGAGGGGGAGGGCCGGGAGGCGTTCAGCGAGGCGCTGCTCGGCCGGCGCAGCCACGACCCGCCACAGGTGTGGCCCTGGCAGGACGGCCGGGTCGTCGTCGCCTCGCCCGTCGTGCGGGACGGCGATGTGATCGCCGTCGTCGTCATCGACTCGCCCACCGGCCAGATGCGCGCCGAGATCCTGCGCGGCTGGCTGCTGATCGCTGCGGGCGAGGTGATCGCGATGCTGGTGGCCGTCGGCGCCGCGATCCGGCTCACCGGCTGGGTGCTGCTGCCGGTCCAGACGCTGGACGCGGCCGCCCACGACATCGCCAGCGGCCGGATGCGCTCCCGGGTCGCCGCGTCCGGCGGGCCCCCGGAACTCCGCCGCCTGGCCCGGTCGTTCAACGAGATGGCCGACAACGTCGAGGACGTGCTCGAACAGCAGCGGGCCTTCGTCGCCGACGCCTCCCACCAGTTGCGCAACCCGCTGGCCGCGCTGCTGCTGCGGATCGAGCTCCTCGCGCTCGAACTCCCCGAGGGCAACGAGGAGATCGCCTCGGTACGGACGGAGGGCAAGCGCCTGGGCCAGGTGCTGGACGACCTGCTCGACCTGGCACTCGCCGAGCACGCGGACGCCGACCTCCAGCTCACCGACATCGGCGCGCTCACCGCCGAACGCCTCGCCTCCTGGCGGCCGGTGGCCGAGGAGAAGGGCGTACGGCTCCGGGCGGACGGCAGCCCCGCCGTCACCGCCTGGGCGGACCCCATCGCCCTCTCCAGCGCGCTCGACGCCATCATCGACAACGCCCTCAAGTTCACCCCCGCCGACGAGGAGGTCCGGGTCACGGTCGCCTCCGGCCGGGAGTACGTCACCGTCGTCGTCGCGGACCGGGGCCCCGGCCTCACCGAGCAGGAGCTCGAACGGGTCGGCGACCGCTTCTGGCGCAGCTCCCAGCACCAGAACATCCACGGCTCGGGCCTCGGGCTCTCCATCTCCCAGGCGCTGCTCGCCGCGGGCGGCGGCTCGCTCGCCTACGACCGCAACGAGCCGAACGGGCTGCGCGTCACCGTCTCGGTACCGCGTCACGGGCCGCAGGGCTGA
- a CDS encoding glutamate ABC transporter substrate-binding protein — protein sequence MQLRKVTAASAAVLALTLTATACGSDDKDDSAGSGGGKKITIGIKIDQPGIGLKTPDGKYTGFDVDVATYVAKELGYDAKDIEFKETKSADRETSIERGDVKFIAASYSINDERLQKVDFAGPYLLAHQDILVRADDNTIKAPEDLNNKKLCSVTGSTSAQNVHDKLAPKADLQEYGGYSECLTGLENKAVDALTTDDSILAGYASQDVNKGKFKLAGFKMTNENYGIGLKKGDADLKKKINDALTKMVSDGSWEKAVKANFGPANYKNEPAPKIGNVVK from the coding sequence ATGCAGCTTCGTAAGGTCACCGCCGCCTCGGCCGCCGTGCTCGCTCTCACCCTGACCGCCACCGCCTGTGGATCCGACGACAAGGACGACTCGGCCGGGTCGGGCGGCGGCAAGAAGATCACGATCGGTATCAAGATCGACCAGCCGGGTATCGGGCTGAAGACCCCGGACGGCAAGTACACCGGCTTCGACGTCGATGTCGCCACGTACGTCGCCAAGGAACTGGGCTACGACGCCAAGGACATCGAGTTCAAGGAGACCAAGAGCGCCGACCGCGAGACGTCGATCGAGCGCGGTGACGTGAAGTTCATCGCCGCCTCCTACTCGATCAACGACGAGCGTCTGCAGAAGGTCGACTTCGCGGGCCCGTACCTCCTCGCCCACCAGGACATCCTGGTCCGCGCGGACGACAACACGATCAAGGCCCCCGAGGACCTGAACAACAAGAAGCTCTGCTCGGTCACCGGCTCGACCTCGGCGCAGAACGTCCACGACAAGCTGGCCCCCAAGGCGGACCTCCAGGAGTACGGCGGCTACTCGGAGTGCCTGACCGGCCTGGAGAACAAGGCCGTCGACGCGCTGACCACCGACGACAGCATCCTGGCCGGCTACGCCTCGCAGGACGTCAACAAGGGCAAGTTCAAGCTGGCCGGCTTCAAGATGACCAACGAGAACTACGGCATCGGCCTGAAGAAGGGCGACGCCGACCTCAAGAAGAAGATCAACGACGCCCTGACCAAGATGGTCTCGGACGGTTCGTGGGAGAAGGCCGTGAAGGCCAACTTCGGCCCGGCGAACTACAAGAACGAGCCCGCCCCGAAGATCGGCAACGTCGTCAAGTGA
- a CDS encoding amino acid ABC transporter permease — translation MFDFLDGYDLLGAFWVTVQLTVCSALGSLIWGTLLAGMKVSPVPLMRGFATGYVNVVRNIPLTVVIMFSSLGLFSTLNVKLGGSDFTSINFRLAVLSLVVYTSSFVCEALRSGINTVPVGQAEAARALGLSFIQVLRLIILPQAFRSVVNPLSNVLIALTKNTTVASAIGVAEASYLMKGMIEKEAQLLLISAVFAFGFIVLTLPTGLILGWVSKKVAVKR, via the coding sequence GTGTTCGACTTTCTTGATGGTTACGACCTGCTGGGGGCCTTCTGGGTGACGGTGCAACTCACCGTCTGCTCCGCCCTCGGCTCCCTCATATGGGGAACACTGCTGGCCGGCATGAAGGTCAGCCCGGTCCCCCTGATGCGCGGTTTCGCGACCGGCTATGTGAACGTGGTCCGGAACATTCCGCTGACCGTGGTCATTATGTTCTCCTCACTGGGCCTGTTCTCGACGCTCAACGTCAAGCTCGGCGGCAGTGACTTCACGAGCATCAACTTCCGGCTCGCGGTGCTCTCTCTGGTCGTCTACACCTCGTCCTTCGTGTGCGAGGCGCTGCGTTCCGGCATCAACACCGTTCCCGTCGGCCAGGCCGAGGCGGCACGTGCCCTCGGTCTCAGCTTCATCCAGGTGCTGCGGCTGATCATCCTTCCGCAGGCGTTCCGGTCGGTGGTCAATCCGCTGTCCAACGTGCTGATCGCTCTGACGAAGAACACCACCGTCGCCTCCGCGATCGGTGTCGCCGAAGCGTCGTACCTGATGAAGGGCATGATCGAGAAGGAGGCGCAGCTGCTCCTGATCTCCGCGGTCTTCGCGTTCGGCTTCATCGTCCTGACCCTCCCGACCGGCCTCATCCTCGGCTGGGTGAGCAAGAAGGTGGCGGTGAAGCGATGA
- a CDS encoding amino acid ABC transporter permease gives MSSVLYDAQGPRAKRRNVLYTVLFVLAAAAVVWWVYDGLASKHQLDWVKWKPFFTSSQPWETYIWPGFQNMVKAAFFALIIALPVGALFGIGRLSDHRWVRMPAGVVVEFFRAIPVLVLMLIANQAYYEYTELDPDTRLLYAVITGLVLYNASVLAEIVRAGILTLPSGQTDAAKAIGMRKGQTMIFVLLPQAVTAMLPAIVSQLVVIVKDTALGGAVLSFPELLASVRPMAANYGANTIACFTIIAVIYLAVNFALTSFASWLERWLRRGKKSTGAVVTTGPGGGLETIGAPSLNSDDGRAV, from the coding sequence ATGAGTTCCGTCCTCTATGACGCCCAGGGGCCGCGTGCCAAGCGGCGCAATGTCCTGTACACGGTGCTGTTCGTCCTCGCCGCGGCGGCCGTGGTGTGGTGGGTGTACGACGGCCTCGCCTCCAAGCACCAGCTCGACTGGGTGAAGTGGAAGCCGTTCTTCACCAGCTCCCAGCCCTGGGAGACGTACATCTGGCCCGGCTTCCAGAACATGGTCAAGGCGGCGTTCTTCGCCCTGATCATCGCGCTGCCGGTGGGCGCGCTGTTCGGGATCGGCCGGCTCTCGGACCACCGGTGGGTGCGGATGCCGGCCGGGGTGGTCGTGGAGTTCTTCCGGGCCATTCCGGTGCTGGTCCTGATGCTCATCGCGAACCAGGCCTACTACGAGTACACCGAGCTCGACCCGGACACCCGTCTGCTGTACGCCGTGATCACGGGTCTGGTGCTCTACAACGCCTCGGTGCTCGCCGAGATCGTGCGGGCCGGCATCCTGACGCTCCCTTCGGGGCAGACGGACGCGGCCAAGGCGATCGGCATGCGCAAGGGTCAGACCATGATCTTCGTGCTGCTGCCGCAGGCCGTCACCGCCATGCTTCCCGCGATCGTCAGCCAGCTCGTGGTGATCGTGAAGGACACCGCACTCGGTGGCGCGGTGCTCAGCTTCCCCGAGCTGCTGGCGTCGGTCCGGCCGATGGCCGCGAACTACGGGGCGAACACCATCGCCTGCTTCACCATCATCGCGGTGATCTACCTCGCGGTGAACTTCGCGCTCACCTCCTTCGCGAGCTGGCTGGAGCGGTGGCTCCGGCGCGGGAAGAAGAGCACCGGCGCGGTCGTCACCACCGGGCCGGGGGGCGGCCTGGAGACGATCGGTGCGCCGTCGCTCAACAGTGATGACGGGCGCGCCGTCTGA
- a CDS encoding FAD-dependent monooxygenase, translating to MDPVIVVGAGPVGLVLSLALAAQGVPSVLLDEDPGKDEVRPARTVVLREDTAALVERLGCKTLHDEGLRWTGWRSVRRRQLVRALPLGEAAPGSGEPSAPVHVPQHTLVRGLRDAVAAQELVQTARLSRIDTLEQDPAGVTVHTREPGSTWWRGSYLVGCDGARSTVRKLLDIRFPGRTAVERHAVAALRTELPWPGEAVLHRQPPWRTGGAEVTARPLPDDVWRLDWLLPARGELVTPDALVARVRDTLAGWCGDTPPYELLDTGVYTLHHRLARRWRVKRAFLAGDAAHLLGALGTQGLDEGLRDAENLAWKLALAWHHGASDVLLDSYQAERRAAVASRLRAADQSLPILRGGGGLRTLVPGSARGHDSLLSDGHLGCGPLGAPPSYSHSPLAPPRAEAHIAVGTPPGAPVADVRVTAPDGTPVRLRERLGQGHLLVVLVAPGTGVWDRRHWMRAGVMPRLVEAVAALPVKAELLVTESYPGASAHTVLLVRPDGHLVESFAGVRPAELRAAADAARGGPVLTSARSDRTADIN from the coding sequence GTGGACCCGGTGATCGTCGTCGGTGCCGGGCCGGTCGGCCTGGTGCTGTCGCTCGCCCTCGCGGCCCAGGGCGTGCCCTCCGTGCTGCTCGACGAGGATCCGGGCAAGGACGAGGTCCGTCCCGCTCGCACGGTGGTGCTGCGCGAGGACACCGCCGCCCTGGTGGAACGGCTCGGCTGCAAGACCCTCCACGACGAGGGGCTGCGCTGGACCGGCTGGCGTTCCGTGCGCCGCAGGCAGCTGGTACGGGCGCTGCCGCTCGGCGAGGCCGCTCCCGGCAGCGGTGAGCCGTCCGCGCCCGTCCATGTGCCGCAGCACACCCTGGTGCGGGGGCTGCGGGACGCCGTGGCCGCGCAGGAGCTGGTGCAGACGGCCCGGCTGAGCCGGATCGACACGCTGGAGCAGGACCCGGCCGGGGTGACCGTGCACACCAGGGAGCCCGGTTCGACCTGGTGGCGCGGGAGTTACCTGGTCGGCTGCGACGGGGCCCGGTCCACCGTGCGCAAGCTCCTGGACATCCGCTTCCCGGGGCGTACGGCGGTGGAGCGGCACGCCGTGGCCGCTCTGCGCACCGAGCTGCCCTGGCCCGGCGAGGCCGTACTGCACCGGCAGCCGCCCTGGCGCACCGGTGGCGCCGAGGTGACCGCGCGGCCGCTGCCGGACGACGTCTGGCGGCTGGACTGGCTGCTGCCGGCCCGCGGCGAGCTGGTCACACCGGACGCCCTCGTGGCCCGGGTCCGGGACACCCTGGCGGGCTGGTGCGGCGACACACCCCCGTACGAGCTGCTGGACACCGGTGTCTACACGCTCCACCACCGGCTCGCCCGGCGGTGGCGGGTGAAGCGGGCCTTCCTGGCCGGGGACGCCGCGCATCTGCTGGGGGCCCTGGGCACCCAGGGGCTGGACGAGGGGCTGCGGGACGCCGAGAACCTGGCCTGGAAGCTGGCCCTGGCCTGGCACCACGGCGCGTCCGACGTGCTCCTCGACAGCTACCAGGCCGAGCGCCGGGCCGCCGTCGCCTCGCGGCTGCGCGCCGCCGACCAGTCGCTGCCGATACTGCGGGGCGGCGGGGGGCTGCGGACCCTGGTCCCGGGGAGCGCACGGGGGCACGACTCTCTGCTGTCCGACGGCCATCTGGGGTGTGGCCCCCTCGGTGCGCCCCCTTCCTACTCCCACTCTCCCCTTGCGCCCCCACGCGCCGAGGCGCACATCGCCGTCGGTACGCCCCCGGGTGCGCCGGTCGCCGATGTACGGGTCACCGCGCCGGACGGCACCCCGGTGCGGCTGCGCGAGCGGCTGGGTCAGGGGCATCTGCTGGTAGTGCTCGTCGCGCCCGGAACCGGAGTATGGGACCGGCGGCACTGGATGCGCGCCGGAGTCATGCCCCGGCTGGTCGAGGCGGTCGCGGCCCTGCCGGTGAAGGCCGAACTGCTGGTGACCGAGAGCTATCCGGGCGCCTCCGCGCACACGGTTCTGCTGGTCAGGCCGGACGGCCATCTCGTCGAGTCGTTCGCCGGGGTGCGGCCCGCGGAGCTGCGGGCGGCGGCGGACGCGGCGCGCGGCGGCCCCGTTCTCACCTCCGCGCGCTCCGACCGGACCGCGGACATCAATTGA
- a CDS encoding rhodanese-like domain-containing protein: MSDGPSEKDGGPVGIDELLERVRAGYERLGPQEARAAAAEGALLVDIRYAELRERDGLIPGALVVERNELEWRLDPQGSHRAPQAVSHDLRVVVICNEGYASSLAAESLHRLGLYRATDLIGGFQAWRAAGLPVA; this comes from the coding sequence GTGAGCGACGGACCGAGCGAGAAGGACGGCGGCCCGGTCGGGATCGACGAGCTGCTGGAGCGGGTGAGGGCCGGCTACGAGCGGCTGGGCCCGCAGGAGGCCCGGGCGGCGGCCGCCGAGGGGGCCCTGCTCGTCGACATCCGCTACGCGGAACTGCGCGAGCGCGACGGGCTGATCCCGGGGGCGCTGGTCGTCGAACGCAATGAGCTGGAGTGGCGGCTCGACCCGCAGGGCAGCCACCGCGCCCCGCAGGCCGTGAGCCACGACCTGCGGGTGGTGGTCATCTGCAACGAGGGTTACGCATCGAGCCTGGCCGCCGAGTCGCTGCACCGGCTCGGGCTGTACCGGGCGACGGACCTGATCGGCGGCTTCCAGGCCTGGCGCGCGGCGGGGCTCCCCGTCGCCTGA